In Accipiter gentilis chromosome 18, bAccGen1.1, whole genome shotgun sequence, the following are encoded in one genomic region:
- the SAMM50 gene encoding sorting and assembly machinery component 50 homolog, which translates to MGTVHARSLEPLPMGGPDFGALGEEAELVEVEPEAKQEILENKDVVVQHVHFDGLGRTKDDIIMYEISDVFKAKNLIDVMRKSHEAREKLLRLGIFRQVEVLIDTCQGDDALPNGLDVTFEVTELRRLTGSYNTMVGNNEGSMVLGLKFPNLFGRAEKVTFQFSYGTKETSYGLSFFKPQPGKFERNFSVNLYKVTGQFPWSSLRETDRGISTEFNFPIWKTNHTLKWEGVWRELGCLARTASFSVREESGHSLKSSLSHAMVIDSRNSSILPRRGALLKINQELAGYTGGDVSFLKEDFEFQLNKQLLWDSVFSASLWGGMLVPIGDKPSSIADRFYLGGPTSVRGFSMYSIGPQSEGDYLGGEAYWAGGLHLYTPLPFRPGRGGFGDLFRTHFFLNAGNLCNLNYGDGPRAHLQKLAEYIRWSYGAGIVLRLGNIARLELNYCFPMGVQSGDRICDGVQFGAGIRFL; encoded by the exons ATGGGCACCGTGCACGCACGG AGTTTGGAGCCTCTTCCAATGGGTGGGCCAGACTTTGGTGCCCTGGGAGAGGAAGCTGAACTGGTTGAAGTTGAACCTGAGGCCAAGCAGGAAATTCTCGAAAACAAAGAT GTGGTGGTTCAGCATGTGCACTTCGATGGACTTGGAAGGACCAAAGATGACATTATCATGTATGAAATCTCTGATGTTTTCAAGGCTAAAAATCTCATTGAT GTGATGAGAAAATCGCATGAAGCTCGTGAAAAGTTGCTTCGTCTAGGAATCTTTAGACAGGTAGAGGTTCTGATTGATACCTGTCAAG GAGATGATGCCCTTCCAAACGGTTTAGATGTAACCTTTGAGGTAACAGAATTGAGAAGACTAACTGGAAGCTATAATACTATGGTTGGCAACAATGAAGGCAGTATG GTACTTGGGCTCAAGTTCCCAAATCTTTTTGGACGTGCAGAAAAGGTAACCTTCCAGTTCTCCTATGGAACAAAGGAAACTTCATATGGCCTGTCATTCTTCAAACCACAGCCTGgaaaatttgaaagaaa tttttcagttaACCTGTATAAAGTAACTGGACAGTTCCCTTGGAGCTCTCTTCGTGAAACTGATAGAGGAATATCAACAGAATTTAAT TTTCCCATCTGGAAGACCAATCACACACTGAAGTGGGAGGGTGTGTGGAGAGAGCTTGGCTGCCTTGCTAGAACAGCATCCTTTTCTGTTCGAGAAGAAAGTGGACACTCTCTTAAATCTTCTCTCTCT CACGCTATGGTAATTGATTCCCGGAACTCTTCAATCTTGCCAAGACGAGGTGCTTTACTAAAAATTAATCAG GAGTTGGCTGGCTATACAGGTGGAGACGTGAGCTTTCTAAAAGAGGATTTTGAATTTCAGCTGAATAAGCAACTTCTCTGGGATTCG gTTTTTTCAGCATCACTTTGGGGTGGAATGCTAGTACCTATTGGAGACAAGCCATCCAGTATAGCTGATAG GTTTTACCTTGGTGGACCAACAAGCGTGCGTGGATTCAGTATGTACAGCATTGGACCCCAGAGTGAAG GTGATTACTTGGGAGGAGAAGCCTACTGGGCTGGAGGCTTGCATCTATACACCCCACTCCCCTTCCGGCCAGGCCGGGGAGGGTTTGGAGACCTTTTCCGAACACATTTTTTCCTTAATGCTGGAAACCTCTGCAATCTTAACTATG GTGATGGTCCCAGAGCTCACTTGCAGAAGCTGGCAGAGTATATCCGATGGTCTTATGGTGCTGGAATAGTGCTCCGACTTGGAAACATCGCTAGATTAGAACTGAACTACTGTTTCCCTATGGGAGTACAATCTGGTGACAG gatATGTGATGGTGTTCAGTTTGGAGCAGGAATCAGATTTCTGTAA